One uncultured Alphaproteobacteria bacterium genomic region harbors:
- a CDS encoding conserved hypothetical protein (Evidence 4 : Homologs of previously reported genes of unknown function) gives MIVHDEIRAIAADAGFPRVSLFLPTHSTGPELRQDPIRLKTMLRDAARALVGQGLGAAEADDLLAEARAHTAGETDPFWRRRDRGLAVFVSPDGTRFLDAPLPFAEQVHVGRRFVVKPLLPALMRDGAFYVLAASQEGAVLYRGNRYGLEAVDDPRLGIGAETFLGRTQFPNDLGFHGARGSGSAQVHSLGESPADEQQEQVRRYADALAAAVDACLANAAAPLVLAADDRLLGMLRKALKYGAVVEDGIREHPQSLSPEGLHARAYDRVRDRLDADRRAAIARFEARRGDGGVAMATRVEEIVPAAYEGRVEALVVAPDAAAEGVFSPSESRAIVSPQPNPNTLDLVDFAVLHTLANGGAVYARPVDRADDFPPVGALYRF, from the coding sequence ATGATCGTTCACGACGAGATCCGCGCCATCGCGGCAGACGCCGGATTCCCCCGCGTCAGCCTGTTCCTGCCGACCCACAGCACCGGCCCCGAACTGCGTCAGGATCCGATCCGCCTCAAGACGATGTTGCGCGACGCCGCGCGCGCGCTCGTCGGGCAGGGGCTGGGGGCGGCCGAGGCCGACGATCTGCTGGCCGAGGCGCGCGCCCACACGGCGGGCGAGACCGATCCGTTCTGGCGGCGCCGCGACCGCGGCCTCGCGGTGTTCGTCTCCCCCGACGGCACCCGCTTCCTCGACGCGCCGCTGCCGTTCGCCGAGCAGGTGCACGTCGGCCGGCGCTTCGTCGTCAAACCGCTGCTGCCCGCGCTGATGCGCGACGGCGCGTTCTACGTGCTCGCGGCCTCGCAGGAGGGGGCGGTGCTCTACCGCGGCAACCGCTACGGCCTGGAGGCGGTCGACGACCCGCGGCTCGGCATCGGCGCGGAGACGTTCCTCGGGCGCACGCAGTTTCCCAACGATCTCGGCTTTCACGGCGCGCGCGGCTCCGGCAGCGCCCAGGTTCACAGCCTCGGCGAGAGCCCGGCGGACGAGCAGCAGGAGCAGGTGCGCCGCTATGCCGACGCCCTCGCCGCGGCGGTCGACGCGTGTCTCGCCAATGCCGCGGCGCCGTTGGTGCTGGCCGCCGACGACCGCCTGCTGGGGATGCTGCGCAAGGCGCTGAAATACGGGGCGGTGGTCGAAGACGGGATTCGCGAACATCCCCAATCGCTGTCGCCCGAGGGGCTGCATGCGCGCGCCTACGACCGCGTGCGCGACCGCCTCGACGCCGATCGCCGCGCCGCGATCGCCCGGTTCGAAGCGCGCCGCGGCGACGGCGGCGTGGCGATGGCAACGCGCGTCGAGGAGATCGTCCCCGCCGCCTACGAGGGCCGGGTGGAGGCGCTGGTGGTGGCGCCCGACGCCGCCGCCGAAGGGGTGTTCAGCCCCTCGGAAAGCCGCGCGATCGTTTCGCCGCAGCCCAATCCCAACACCCTCGACCTGGTCGATTTCGCGGTGCTGCACACGCTCGCCAACGGCGGCGCGGTCTACGCCCGCCCGGTCGACCGCGCGGACGATTTTCCGCCGGTCGGCGCGTTGTATCGCTTCTGA
- the bcp gene encoding putative peroxiredoxin bcp (Evidence 3 : Function proposed based on presence of conserved amino acid motif, structural feature or limited homology) yields the protein MIDIGDKVPNVSLPDDAGNPVAFSDLEGQIYVLYFYPKDDTPGCTKEACAFRDNFAQLNRLDAKVFGISRDDAASHVKFKEKFGLNFPLLSDLDGSFCEAFGVWKLRSMYGKEFMGIERSTFLVGKDGKIAKAWRKVNVDGHVDEVVKEIEALKG from the coding sequence ATGATCGACATCGGCGACAAGGTCCCGAACGTCTCGCTGCCCGACGACGCGGGCAATCCGGTCGCGTTTTCCGACCTCGAAGGGCAGATCTACGTCCTCTACTTCTATCCCAAGGACGATACCCCCGGCTGCACCAAGGAGGCGTGCGCCTTCCGCGACAACTTCGCGCAGCTCAACCGCCTCGACGCCAAGGTGTTCGGCATCTCGCGCGACGATGCGGCGAGCCACGTCAAGTTCAAGGAGAAGTTCGGGCTCAACTTCCCGCTGCTGTCCGACCTCGACGGGTCGTTCTGCGAGGCGTTCGGGGTATGGAAGCTGCGTTCGATGTACGGCAAGGAGTTCATGGGCATCGAGCGCTCGACCTTCCTCGTCGGCAAGGACGGCAAGATCGCCAAGGCGTGGCGCAAGGTCAACGTCGACGGCCACGTCGACGAGGTGGTCAAGGAGATCGAAGCCCTCAAGGGCTGA
- the prfB gene encoding Peptide chain release factor 2 gives MRERTKLDAAISGYRRLERELADSLELIEMGEAEEDAETVADAEATLDGLVEEAQRLKLETLLSGEADQNDAYVEIHAGAGGTEAQDWAQILARMYVRWAERRGFKVEYLEESEGEEAGIKSVTLRFNGGGAYGWMKTESGVHRLVRISPYDSAARRHTSFSSVWVYPVIDDTIDIVIEEKDCRIDTYRASGAGGQHINKTDSAVRITHEPSGIVVQCQMERSQHQNRARAWEMLRARLYERELQIREEKANALEATKTDIGWGHQIRSYVMQPYQMVKDLRTNVETSDIQGVLDGDLDKFMAASLASRLAGAADETSA, from the coding sequence ATGCGCGAGCGCACCAAGCTCGACGCCGCGATCTCGGGCTACCGGCGCCTGGAGCGGGAACTCGCCGACAGCCTCGAACTGATCGAGATGGGCGAGGCCGAGGAGGACGCCGAAACCGTCGCCGACGCCGAGGCGACGCTCGACGGACTGGTCGAGGAGGCGCAGCGCCTCAAGCTCGAAACCCTGCTCTCGGGCGAGGCCGACCAGAACGACGCCTATGTGGAAATCCACGCGGGCGCGGGCGGCACCGAGGCGCAGGACTGGGCGCAGATCCTCGCGCGGATGTACGTGCGCTGGGCCGAGCGACGCGGCTTCAAGGTCGAGTACCTGGAAGAGAGCGAAGGCGAGGAGGCGGGCATCAAGTCGGTCACCCTGCGCTTCAACGGCGGCGGCGCCTACGGCTGGATGAAGACCGAAAGCGGCGTCCACCGTCTGGTGCGGATCTCGCCCTACGACAGCGCGGCGCGGCGCCACACCAGCTTTTCCTCGGTGTGGGTCTATCCGGTGATCGACGATACCATCGACATCGTCATCGAGGAGAAGGACTGCCGCATCGACACCTACCGTGCCTCGGGCGCGGGCGGGCAGCACATCAACAAGACCGATTCCGCGGTCCGCATCACCCACGAACCCTCGGGCATCGTGGTGCAGTGCCAGATGGAACGCTCGCAGCACCAGAACCGCGCCCGCGCGTGGGAGATGCTGCGCGCCCGCCTCTACGAGCGCGAATTGCAGATCCGCGAGGAGAAGGCCAACGCCCTCGAGGCCACCAAGACCGACATCGGCTGGGGGCACCAGATCCGCAGCTACGTGATGCAGCCCTACCAGATGGTCAAGGACCTGCGCACCAACGTCGAAACCTCCGATATCCAGGGCGTTCTCGACGGCGATCTCGACAAGTTCATGGCCGCTTCGCTCGCCTCCCGCCTCGCCGGCGCGGCGGACGAAACCTCCGCCTGA
- a CDS encoding conserved hypothetical protein (Evidence 4 : Homologs of previously reported genes of unknown function) produces the protein MAFLLVFAPVLAATLIWQVRQGPVSLARALPYAAAIVHDRTGADVAAQNAFLVWDADRRRLVIRLTQVALGTPGGVSVRLPLVDLSYTLSGLARRELLPTAVAVHRPRLVLARDAAGNVRIGIGGEDSAAAPPQPDAAGFDLRAALAPLMAPGDDHLDSVAVIDAEATVIDIPRGRHYGVPRLNARLDRTAEGLAANVDLAAAVGGVTAMFVLDARYDEAEGEVRADLDFQEVVPSLFAKEFQSLEDLSGLAVPLSGRVSARLKPRDVRAVDADDLRRADAEIEIYGGQGIVLAPRPVGLAYPVHGFRIKGGYDGAAGRASLDNLLVELPDATISGDAEAAWPAAGTTDAGGITARVAVRVTDTAIDSFERYWPPSMVSDARAWVVENLRDGRVEEARFAAELAGPDWERVDVSTFSGEAQVKGASVHYLRPMPPITDVDGKVLFGLKEVEVLPDTGRVGNLAIQPGGRVVLSGLADDIQYADIEADIDGPVREALKLVDGEPLKLLSALGTVDPNGISGKGRTHLSMRFPLLNDLKLVDMTVKATSKITEGVVKDAIPGRTLTDGVLDLAVDLDGLSIKGAGKVNGVPMTLGWDEKFSGPGVRTRYTVAGTVDAAGREALGLDFMPFQAPYITGPMRADAVATVDAKGVMTLDAKVDLAPATMTVPGFGWRKDPGEPASGRATVRFLKGRMQEIPQFSATAPAGLVVSGSAKAAPSGGLSSLTLADVRFGESRLKGGMNFPADGSIDATLEAPFLNLEPLVHDGGWHELADDTEEEKAAKAEAKAKGRKPPPPPPSTPMILNLTAERARLSEDGTMTGLAATLQRGADGKWIGTVDGNLPQGKTVVVVQRKDAARTVDLASADAGALLRATGTTGSVRGGAMKLNALLPDDGPTTGKLRIDSFSVADAPVLAQLVSVASLTGIADLLRGQGVSFWYLDAPFTKDGDTLTLADTRAAGPSFGITTAGTVNTETDALGLKGTIVPFNLVNKVITNIPVIGQILGGKDSGLFAMNYAIKGTLDEPDVSVNPLSALVPGGVQKLFTVPDAPPPVQTAPPEGAAPQQRPAN, from the coding sequence TTGGCGTTCCTGCTGGTGTTCGCGCCGGTTCTGGCGGCGACGCTGATCTGGCAGGTGCGCCAGGGACCGGTGTCGCTCGCCCGCGCCCTGCCCTACGCCGCCGCGATCGTGCACGACCGCACCGGGGCCGACGTCGCGGCGCAGAACGCGTTCCTGGTGTGGGACGCCGACCGCCGCCGTCTCGTCATCCGCCTCACCCAGGTCGCCCTCGGCACGCCGGGCGGCGTGAGCGTGCGCCTGCCGCTGGTCGATCTCTCCTACACCCTCTCCGGCCTCGCGCGCCGGGAGCTCCTGCCCACCGCGGTGGCTGTGCACCGGCCCCGGCTGGTGCTGGCGCGCGACGCCGCGGGCAACGTCCGCATCGGCATCGGCGGCGAGGACTCCGCCGCCGCGCCGCCGCAGCCCGACGCGGCCGGTTTCGACCTGCGCGCCGCGCTGGCGCCGCTGATGGCGCCCGGCGACGACCACCTCGATTCGGTCGCGGTGATCGACGCCGAAGCGACGGTGATCGACATCCCGCGCGGCCGTCATTACGGCGTGCCGCGCCTCAACGCCCGGCTCGACCGCACCGCCGAGGGACTCGCCGCGAACGTCGATCTCGCCGCGGCCGTCGGCGGCGTCACCGCGATGTTCGTCCTCGACGCCCGCTACGACGAAGCCGAAGGCGAGGTCCGCGCCGACCTCGATTTCCAGGAGGTGGTGCCGAGCCTGTTCGCCAAGGAGTTCCAGTCTCTCGAAGACCTGTCCGGACTGGCGGTGCCGCTCTCGGGGCGGGTATCGGCACGCCTCAAGCCGCGCGACGTGAGGGCGGTGGACGCCGACGACCTGCGCCGCGCCGACGCCGAGATCGAAATCTACGGCGGCCAGGGGATCGTTCTCGCCCCCCGGCCGGTGGGGCTCGCCTATCCGGTCCACGGCTTCCGCATCAAAGGCGGCTACGACGGCGCGGCAGGACGCGCCAGCCTCGACAACCTCCTGGTCGAACTCCCGGACGCGACGATTTCGGGCGACGCCGAAGCCGCCTGGCCCGCGGCGGGCACCACGGACGCGGGCGGAATCACCGCGCGCGTCGCCGTCCGCGTCACCGATACCGCGATCGACTCGTTCGAACGCTACTGGCCGCCGTCGATGGTTTCGGACGCGCGCGCCTGGGTGGTGGAGAATCTCCGCGACGGCCGGGTCGAGGAGGCCCGCTTCGCCGCCGAGCTCGCCGGGCCGGACTGGGAGCGCGTCGACGTCTCGACCTTCTCCGGCGAGGCGCAGGTGAAGGGCGCATCGGTGCATTACCTGCGGCCGATGCCGCCGATCACCGACGTCGACGGCAAGGTGCTGTTCGGTCTCAAGGAGGTCGAGGTGCTGCCGGATACCGGCCGCGTCGGCAATCTCGCGATCCAGCCGGGCGGACGGGTGGTGCTCTCCGGCCTCGCCGACGACATCCAGTACGCCGATATCGAGGCCGACATCGACGGCCCGGTGCGCGAGGCTCTGAAGCTCGTCGACGGCGAGCCGCTCAAGCTCCTCTCGGCCCTCGGCACGGTCGACCCGAACGGCATCTCCGGCAAGGGCCGAACCCATCTGTCGATGCGCTTCCCCCTGCTCAACGACCTCAAACTGGTCGACATGACGGTGAAGGCGACCTCGAAGATCACCGAAGGCGTGGTCAAGGACGCGATTCCCGGCCGCACCCTCACCGACGGCGTGCTCGATCTCGCGGTCGATCTCGACGGCCTGTCGATCAAGGGCGCGGGCAAGGTCAACGGCGTGCCGATGACCCTCGGCTGGGACGAAAAGTTCTCCGGCCCCGGCGTGCGCACCCGCTACACCGTCGCCGGCACCGTCGACGCCGCCGGGCGCGAAGCGCTGGGGCTCGACTTCATGCCGTTCCAGGCGCCCTACATCACCGGCCCGATGCGCGCCGACGCGGTGGCGACGGTGGACGCCAAGGGCGTGATGACCCTCGACGCCAAGGTCGACCTCGCCCCCGCGACGATGACGGTGCCGGGCTTCGGCTGGCGCAAGGACCCCGGCGAACCCGCGTCGGGCCGCGCGACGGTCCGCTTTCTCAAGGGCCGGATGCAGGAGATCCCGCAGTTCTCGGCCACCGCGCCCGCGGGGCTGGTGGTGTCCGGCTCGGCCAAGGCCGCGCCCTCGGGCGGATTGTCGAGCCTGACGCTCGCCGACGTGCGGTTCGGCGAAAGCCGCCTCAAGGGCGGCATGAACTTCCCCGCCGACGGCAGCATCGACGCCACCCTCGAGGCGCCGTTCCTCAATCTCGAACCGCTGGTCCACGACGGCGGCTGGCACGAACTCGCCGACGACACCGAGGAAGAGAAAGCCGCCAAGGCGGAGGCCAAGGCCAAGGGGCGGAAACCGCCGCCGCCGCCGCCGTCGACGCCGATGATCCTCAACCTCACCGCCGAACGCGCCCGCCTCTCGGAAGACGGCACCATGACCGGCCTCGCGGCGACGCTGCAACGCGGCGCGGACGGCAAGTGGATCGGCACCGTCGACGGCAACCTGCCGCAGGGCAAGACGGTGGTGGTGGTGCAGCGCAAGGACGCGGCGCGTACCGTCGACCTCGCCTCCGCCGACGCCGGGGCGCTACTGCGCGCCACCGGCACCACCGGATCGGTGCGCGGCGGCGCGATGAAACTCAACGCCCTGCTGCCCGACGACGGCCCCACCACCGGCAAGCTCCGGATCGACAGCTTCAGCGTCGCCGACGCGCCGGTGCTGGCGCAGCTCGTCTCGGTCGCCTCGCTGACCGGCATCGCCGATCTGCTGCGCGGCCAGGGCGTGAGCTTCTGGTACCTCGACGCGCCGTTCACCAAGGACGGCGACACCCTCACCCTCGCCGACACCCGCGCCGCCGGGCCGTCGTTCGGCATCACCACCGCGGGCACGGTGAACACCGAAACCGACGCCCTCGGCCTCAAGGGCACGATCGTGCCGTTCAACCTCGTCAATAAGGTGATCACCAACATCCCGGTGATCGGCCAGATTCTCGGCGGCAAGGACAGCGGCCTGTTCGCGATGAACTACGCGATCAAGGGGACCCTCGACGAGCCGGACGTGTCGGTCAATCCGCTCTCGGCGCTGGTTCCGGGCGGGGTGCAGAAGCTCTTCACCGTCCCCGACGCGCCGCCGCCTGTGCAAACGGCGCCGCCCGAGGGGGCGGCGCCGCAGCAACGGCCGGCGAACTGA
- the glnE gene encoding Glutamate-ammonia-ligase adenylyltransferase: protein MFQFVFPSQGHVIPESAAEAAASIGFERWNEAAVGDRAEAMRAAAEGPGGRLLAAVFGGSPYLSQTALAFPETVLDAFAHGPAAAFASLKVAVATACDDTRDRQEVMKNLRIFKRRAALVIALADIAQALPLETLVAMISDTAETALDIAVAALVREAAPGVAPAASGYFLLAMGKLGARELNYSSDVDLIAFYDEQKAIAAGIADPRKIFIRLTRDLVTVFESRTAEGYVFRTDLRLRPDPGSTPVAMSTAAAEIYYESFGQNWERAAMIKARAVAGDLDAGNEFLKDLRPYVWRKSLDFNAIQDIHSIKRQIGAKTGDALCAPGHNVKLGRGGIREIEFFVQTQQLIWGGRLPELRRASTLAALDALADSGHVMRATADEMQESYRFLRTVEHRLQMIDDAQTQTLPKDPDKLHHLAVFLGFADAESFGAELLHHLGRVESHYSALFADSPQLSSAGGNLVFTGTEDDPDTLATLRGMGYAHPEAVAAGVRAWHFGRYRATRSTRARELLTELAPALLAALGRTARPDEAFRQFDAFLSQQPAGVQLFALFHAHPPVLDAVAELLGDAPRLADSLTRNPALLDNLLSPEFFQPPADAEALEADLRLRLGQAADYEDVLDVARRFVHDRGFQVGVQALRGAIDAETAGRHLSDLADAVLRALLPEVSAEFARAHGRLPGEGLAVLALGRLGAREMTPTSDLDLILIYDAPLDAQSDGARPLPTPTYYARLVQRLINALTVQTGEGTLYPVDMRLRPSGNAGPLAVSLESFLRYHAGEAWTWEHQALTRARAVAGAPDLCARVSAVIRQTLIAPRDPARLVADVATMRRRLRESRRHTSDWDVKHRPGGLVDVDFIAQYLALRHAAEAPEILDGGVPGAFAVAAARGFLDAADADALLAARRLWNALLTLLRLTAPDGVNEEDLPRGLRIRLAQAVGAVDFAALKQQMETTAARTVDAFDRLIDAPAAAIPSDS, encoded by the coding sequence ATGTTTCAGTTTGTATTTCCTTCTCAGGGCCACGTCATCCCGGAAAGTGCGGCGGAAGCCGCCGCTTCCATCGGTTTCGAACGCTGGAACGAGGCCGCCGTCGGCGACCGTGCCGAGGCGATGCGCGCCGCCGCCGAGGGTCCGGGCGGGCGTCTCCTCGCCGCGGTGTTCGGCGGCAGTCCGTATCTTTCGCAGACGGCGCTGGCATTCCCCGAAACCGTGCTCGATGCGTTCGCCCACGGTCCGGCGGCGGCGTTCGCCTCGCTCAAGGTCGCGGTGGCGACCGCGTGCGACGACACCCGCGATCGCCAAGAAGTGATGAAAAATCTCAGGATTTTCAAGCGCCGGGCCGCGCTGGTGATCGCGCTCGCGGATATCGCCCAGGCGCTGCCGCTGGAAACCCTGGTGGCGATGATCTCCGATACCGCCGAAACCGCGCTCGATATCGCGGTCGCGGCGCTGGTGCGCGAGGCCGCGCCCGGGGTCGCGCCCGCGGCGTCGGGATACTTCCTCCTCGCGATGGGCAAGCTCGGCGCGCGCGAACTCAACTATTCCTCCGACGTCGACCTGATCGCCTTCTACGACGAGCAGAAGGCGATCGCGGCCGGGATCGCCGACCCGCGCAAGATCTTCATCCGCCTCACCCGCGATCTGGTGACGGTGTTCGAAAGCCGCACCGCCGAGGGCTACGTCTTCCGCACCGATCTGCGTCTGCGTCCGGACCCGGGCTCGACGCCGGTGGCGATGTCCACCGCGGCGGCGGAAATCTATTACGAGAGCTTCGGCCAGAACTGGGAACGCGCGGCGATGATCAAGGCGCGCGCGGTGGCGGGCGATCTCGACGCGGGCAACGAGTTTCTCAAGGATCTGCGCCCCTACGTCTGGCGCAAGTCTCTTGATTTCAACGCGATTCAGGACATTCACTCGATCAAGCGGCAGATCGGCGCGAAGACCGGCGATGCTCTTTGCGCTCCCGGGCACAACGTTAAGCTCGGCCGCGGCGGCATTCGCGAGATCGAGTTCTTCGTCCAGACCCAGCAGTTGATCTGGGGCGGGCGGCTACCCGAGTTGCGGCGCGCCTCGACCCTGGCGGCGCTCGACGCCCTCGCCGACAGCGGCCACGTGATGCGCGCCACCGCCGACGAGATGCAGGAGTCCTACCGCTTCCTCCGCACCGTCGAGCACCGCCTGCAGATGATCGACGACGCCCAGACCCAGACCCTGCCGAAGGATCCGGACAAGCTCCATCACCTCGCGGTGTTCCTCGGCTTCGCCGACGCCGAGAGTTTCGGCGCGGAACTGCTGCATCACCTCGGCCGCGTCGAGTCGCACTATTCGGCGTTGTTCGCGGATTCGCCGCAACTGTCGTCGGCGGGCGGCAATCTCGTGTTCACCGGCACCGAGGACGACCCGGATACCCTGGCGACGCTGCGCGGCATGGGCTACGCGCACCCCGAGGCGGTCGCCGCCGGGGTGCGCGCCTGGCATTTCGGCCGCTATCGCGCCACCCGTTCGACCCGCGCCCGCGAACTCCTGACCGAACTCGCTCCGGCGCTGCTCGCCGCGCTCGGGCGCACCGCCCGGCCCGACGAGGCGTTCCGGCAGTTCGACGCGTTCCTCTCGCAGCAGCCCGCCGGGGTGCAACTCTTCGCGCTGTTCCACGCGCATCCGCCGGTGCTCGACGCGGTTGCGGAACTGCTCGGCGACGCGCCGCGGCTGGCGGATTCGCTCACCCGCAATCCGGCGCTGCTCGACAACCTGCTGTCCCCCGAGTTCTTTCAGCCGCCCGCCGACGCGGAGGCGCTCGAAGCCGATCTCCGGCTGCGTCTCGGCCAGGCGGCGGACTACGAGGACGTTCTCGACGTGGCGCGGCGCTTCGTCCACGATCGCGGCTTCCAGGTCGGGGTGCAGGCGCTGCGCGGCGCGATCGACGCCGAGACCGCCGGGCGGCACCTCTCCGACCTCGCCGACGCGGTGCTGCGCGCGCTGCTGCCCGAGGTTTCCGCCGAGTTCGCGCGCGCCCACGGACGATTGCCGGGCGAAGGGCTGGCGGTGCTCGCGCTCGGGCGACTGGGTGCGCGGGAGATGACTCCCACCTCCGATCTCGACCTGATCCTGATCTACGACGCGCCGCTCGACGCGCAGTCGGACGGCGCGCGGCCGCTGCCGACGCCGACCTACTACGCGCGTCTGGTGCAGCGCCTGATCAACGCGCTGACGGTGCAGACCGGCGAGGGCACGCTCTACCCGGTCGACATGCGCCTGCGCCCCTCGGGCAACGCCGGACCGCTGGCGGTGAGCCTGGAGAGCTTCCTGCGCTACCACGCGGGCGAGGCCTGGACCTGGGAGCATCAGGCGCTCACCCGCGCCCGCGCGGTGGCGGGCGCGCCGGATCTGTGCGCGCGGGTCTCGGCGGTGATCCGGCAGACCCTCATCGCGCCGCGCGATCCGGCACGGCTGGTGGCGGATGTGGCGACGATGCGCCGCCGTCTGCGCGAAAGCCGCCGCCATACCTCGGACTGGGACGTCAAGCACCGGCCCGGCGGTCTCGTCGACGTCGATTTCATCGCGCAGTATCTCGCCCTGCGGCACGCCGCCGAAGCGCCGGAGATCCTCGACGGCGGCGTGCCCGGCGCGTTCGCGGTGGCGGCGGCGCGGGGCTTCCTCGACGCCGCCGACGCCGACGCCCTGCTCGCCGCGCGCCGGTTGTGGAACGCGCTGCTGACGCTGCTGCGCCTCACCGCGCCCGACGGCGTGAACGAGGAGGACCTGCCGCGCGGCCTGCGCATCCGCCTCGCCCAGGCGGTGGGGGCGGTTGATTTCGCGGCGTTGAAGCAACAGATGGAAACCACGGCGGCCCGCACCGTCGACGCCTTCGACCGGCTGATCGACGCCCCCGCGGCCGCCATTCCAAGCGATTCCTGA